AGTAGTGTTCCCTGCAGTTGCCATCGAGGTGAACAGCCAGAAAGCCCCGAGACGCTGGACTCGGAGGGCTCGCTGCGCGCGCTCGTTTCACTCGCGTGCTTACGTCGCCCGCCTTCGTCCAGCGTCTCGCCCCTTTCAGTCCCGCCCCGCGTCGGCTGGTCAGCCTGCAACGGGTGGGGCTTTCTGGCTGTTGTGACTCGAAACGATTCCGCTCCACACTCTCCGTCCTGCTAGGCGACGGGTTTTATCTCGCTGGCGTCGAACGAACGGGCAGATGGAGTTCGAATCGGTGCCGGGCGTGGGCGCGAAGACGGCCGAGGCGCTCCGCCAGCTCGAGGATCCCGAGCGAGCCCTGCGGGAGGGCGACGTGGCGACGCTCGCCCGGGCCCCGGGCATCAGCGAGGGGCGGGCCGCGCGCATCGCCCGCGGGGCCATCCGGGCCGACCACGACGACCCCGGCGGGTTCGCGGCGACGCCCCGGGCCAGGACGATATTCCAGGACGCGCTCGGCCTGGTCCAGGACCGCACGGTCACCGATTACGCCGCCAGCCGCCTGGAGACGCTGTATCCAAGCGGTGTCCGCAGCCGCATCGAGGAGGTCCGCGCGTTCTCCGAGCGGGCGATGGCCCGCGACCCGGACCCCGCGGTGCTCGACGCGCTCGAGGCCGTCGAACCGCTCGTCGAACCCGGTGACGTCAGGGTCCGGGACCGTTGCCTGGCGACGAGTGACGCCGAACGATACGCGACAGCCAAGGAGGCCATCCCCGAGGTGAGCGTCGAGGTGGTCGACGACGCCCGCCAGCTGGCGGAACTGGCTCGCTCGTACGCGACGGTCGTCGCGCTGGACGAGTCGTTTGCCGGCGTCGACGTCGAGGGCGACGTCCGCGTCGACCCGGATGCGCTGGCGAGCCCCGAATCGGTCGTCCCCGAGCGCGTCCTGACGTTCTTCGCGCGGAACCGCGACCGCGTGCGGGCCGCCGCCGAGGTCCACCGCGTCGCCGGCCTCGAGGGCCCGTGTGACCTCGACGCCCTCGAATCGGCGCTCGGACAGCTCGACCCCGACGGCAGTGTCCGGGGCGACGACGAACTCGACCGCCTCGCCACCGCCGTCGACGACCTGGACGCCGCCGTCTCGACCGCCGAGAGCGTCGCCAACGACCACCTGCGCGAGGCCATCGAGGAGCGCGACGTCACCATCGAGGGCACCGACCTACTCTCGCTGGTCGAACGGGGCGCTGGCGTCGACTCCCTGCTCCAGCGCGAACTCGCCGACGAGTACGCCGCCGCAATCGAGCAGGCCCGCGACCACCTCGTCGACGCGCTGGCGCTCACGGATACCGAGGACGTGGCCCGCCGGGCCTTCCCGGACGAACCGGCCTACCCGGTCGAACACGAGGAGCGCGTCGTCAGTCGCCTGCGCGAGGAACTGACCGCCGCGCGGGACCGCCGGGCGACCCGCCGGAAGCAGGAACTGGCCGACGACCTCGCCGACCTGCGCGACGACGCCGACGCGCTGGTCGACGCCGCGCTCGAACTCGACGTGGAACTCGCCGTCGCGCGCTTCGCCGACGACTTCGAGTGCACGATGCCCGCGGTGACCGAGGAACCGGGCTTCGACATCCGGGGCGGGCGCTCGCCGCTGCTGGACGTGCCTTTCGAGGATGTGGACCCCGTCGACTACGCCGTCTCGGGCGTGACGGTGCTCTCGGGGGTCAACAGCGGCGGGAAGACCTCGACGCTGGACCTGGTAGCGCTCGTGACGACGCTCGCTCACATGGGCCTGCCCGTCCCGGCCGAGTCGGCCCGCGTCGGCCGCATCGGCGAACTCCACTACCACGCCAAGACCCAGGGGACGCTGGACGCCGGCGCCTTCGAGGCGACGCTGCGTGAGTTCGGGGACCTGGTGCGCGAGGTCGACGGCCAGTCGCCCGCGAACGGGGCGAGCGGTGACGCCGCGAGCAGCGACGGGGGCGCCGACCGCCGGGTCATGGTGTTGGTCGACGAACTCGAGTCCATCACCGAACCCGGCGCGAGTGCGAAGATCATGGCGGGCATCCTGGAGGCGCTCGGCGACAGTCGGGCGACGGCCGTCTTCGTCTCGCACCTCGCCCGGGACATCCGCGAGGCCGCCGCCATCGACGTGAGCATCGACGGCATCGAGGCCGTCGGCCTGGAGGACGGGGAGTTGCGGGTCGAACGCTCGCCGGTGAAGGGAAAGCTCGCCCGCTCGACACCGGAACTCATCGTCGAGAAGCTGGCCGACGGTGACGGGGGTGCGGACGGGACGGGCTTCTATGCGGCCCTGCTCGATAAGTTCGACTAGTCTCGCGTCGAGTGGCTCGTCGCATCCGTGTTGACGGCGACGAACCGCTTGATATCGCCGGAGCTGTCGGTGACCGGTGTGATCGTCTGGTCGACGACGTATCGCTCGCCGGACTTGCGCTCGTTGACGACCCACCCCTCCCAGGTCTCCCCGTCGAGGATGGTCTCCCACAGGTCCGCGTAGAACGCCTCGTCGTGTGCGCCCGACTTCAGGATGCGCGGATTGGCCCCCATAACCTCCGCTGCCG
The DNA window shown above is from Haloarcula halobia and carries:
- a CDS encoding helix-hairpin-helix domain-containing protein, with translation MEFESVPGVGAKTAEALRQLEDPERALREGDVATLARAPGISEGRAARIARGAIRADHDDPGGFAATPRARTIFQDALGLVQDRTVTDYAASRLETLYPSGVRSRIEEVRAFSERAMARDPDPAVLDALEAVEPLVEPGDVRVRDRCLATSDAERYATAKEAIPEVSVEVVDDARQLAELARSYATVVALDESFAGVDVEGDVRVDPDALASPESVVPERVLTFFARNRDRVRAAAEVHRVAGLEGPCDLDALESALGQLDPDGSVRGDDELDRLATAVDDLDAAVSTAESVANDHLREAIEERDVTIEGTDLLSLVERGAGVDSLLQRELADEYAAAIEQARDHLVDALALTDTEDVARRAFPDEPAYPVEHEERVVSRLREELTAARDRRATRRKQELADDLADLRDDADALVDAALELDVELAVARFADDFECTMPAVTEEPGFDIRGGRSPLLDVPFEDVDPVDYAVSGVTVLSGVNSGGKTSTLDLVALVTTLAHMGLPVPAESARVGRIGELHYHAKTQGTLDAGAFEATLREFGDLVREVDGQSPANGASGDAASSDGGADRRVMVLVDELESITEPGASAKIMAGILEALGDSRATAVFVSHLARDIREAAAIDVSIDGIEAVGLEDGELRVERSPVKGKLARSTPELIVEKLADGDGGADGTGFYAALLDKFD